Proteins encoded together in one Centropristis striata isolate RG_2023a ecotype Rhode Island chromosome 6, C.striata_1.0, whole genome shotgun sequence window:
- the zc3h18 gene encoding zinc finger CCCH domain-containing protein 18, with the protein MDTPESPTQSPQSPEEEEEEKGLSDSELLDSPDEEDDRGMSDNEILHEEENGRLLEDDDMVESRGRSSELEEEREEDDEVVPDFVSDPEDEEPVGEGMGQEDGPIVLMEGDEDVRGQFNGEDDKDEEEQEDRIFDTPQSPDSEPEQGKSFTAEEDGEDGEDGYSDYRKDDSADPETAEVDEDEEEEEKSKADEEEEDERIRAVEEERRRAVAVREMKEDSTSVSRELDEHELDYDEEVPEEPSIPAHEEDEDEEDTKAEGEEEEEESEDKSSKKREKKPILPPSPKDSDYKRTSDSKGPERMRRDSFRDKKKDEDDGEIDEGEIDDDDLEEGEVKDPSDRKIRPRPICRFFIKGNCTWGMNCRFIHPGVNDKGNYSLITKPDLFSPNGAPPGGPHPLIPNNPWAGPAVEELPPPPPPVEPPVESAWERGLRHAKEVLKKATIRKEQEPDFEEKRFNVTIGEDEREFDKENDFFRERSYRIIRDEMEFRDPIYGDPYADPYYDYEMEALWRGGQYENFRVQYTEAPLPYHYSDRERERDPRERHRDRERERDHRERERRQREREREREREKERMRRKEEWERDRMKRDEKDRPRMRPPRDAREKKDEDKLKPRSPLSLPPNRPMEPPSKKEVVPVMRRPDEWKDPWRRSKSPRRRPGLGSPPRGRRRHRPSASSVSLSNSSRSSSRSSSYTGSGSSRSRSRSSSFSSYSSHSSQRSSFSGSRSRSRSFSTSPSPSPAAQRNAKNKPDLPPVLPKGMPMKPGAMPPPRRDKPAIKKAPSPPPPGGPPGRPSKPLPEGGKPPTNPREAGGAGSGVGGGGGAGRPLPPREPGKAPIPREDRRKERQQHPPRRRTVSGSVSGSGSSYSGSSSRSRSSSNSLSRSRSGSRKSRKSRSLSVSSVSSVSSASSSSSSVRSADSDDMYADLASPVSSASSRSPTPNHPRKERGPVRDRPPHGRDKVRERPSKKEESFREDRRKIDPSGIPPRGGNPMARSGPGSRGGHHLHPPSGNMGPPGNYGGSGSHKDIKLTLLNKQQGDKGNRKRYLPSDKDRPGSPLSKRMAMSPDRGRDKRMPGRPPLSPRMDRPRGQGPRPMPPQGDRKRPLSPPPKSSGKGPAAPSGKPSAPGSASAAASGSGSSSGSNKPSNTLSRREELLKQLKAVEDAIARKRAKIPAK; encoded by the exons ATGGATACTCCTGAAAGCCCTACTCAGTCCCCTCAGTctcctgaggaggaggaggaggaaaagggcCTTTCTGACAGCGAGCTGCTGGATTCTCCTGATGAAGAGGATGACAGGGGCATGTCAGACAATGAGATACTCCACGAAGAGGAAAACGGGAGGCTTCTTGAGGACGACGATATGGTTGAAAGCCGAGGAAGAAGTTCAGAAttagaggaagagagggaagaagACGATGAGGTGGTCCCTGACTTTGTCTCTGATCCAGAGGATGAAGAACCTGTAGGAGAAGGGATGGGACAGGAGGATGGGCCCATTGTGTTAATGGAAGGGGATGAAGACGTTCGTGGCCAGTTCAATGGTGAGGATGACAAGGACGAAGAGGAACAAGAGGATAGAATCTTTGACACCCCACAGTCTCCAGACTCAGAGCCAGAGCAGGGCAAGAGTTTCACTGCTGAAGAGGACGGAGAAGACGGGGAGGACGGATACAGTGACTACAGAAAGGACGACTCTGCAGACCCTGAGACAGCTGAGGtggatgaggatgaggaggaggaagaaaaaagcaaggctgatgaggaagaggaggatgagaggaTAAGAGCtgtggaagaggagaggaggagagctgtCGCAGTGAGGGAGATGAAGGAGGACTCTACGTCTGTGTCCCGGGAGCTGGACGAGCACGAACTGGATTACGATGAGGAGGTCCCCGAGGAGCCCAGCATCCCTGCACAtgaggaagatgaagatgaggaagaCACAAAAGcggagggagaagaagaagaggaggagagtgaggaCAAGAGCAGTAAAAAGAGGGAGAAGAAACCAATCCTCCCTCCATCGCCCAAAGACAGTGACTATAAGAGGACAAGTGATTCCAAAGGGCCTGAGAGGATGCGCAGAGATTCCTTCAGAGACAAGAAGAAGGATGAAGATGATGGAGAGATTGATGAAGGAGAGATCGAT GATGATGACTTGGAGGAGGGCGAGGTCAAAGATCCCTCAGACAGGAAGATCAGACCACGTCCCATCTGCAGGTTCTTCATTAAAG GAAATTGCACTTGGGGTATGAACTGTAGGTTCATCCACCCGGGGGTCAATGACAAAGGCAACTATTCCCTCATTACTAAGCCAGACCTCTTCTCACCTAATGGAGCTCCGCCTGGAGGACCACACCCACTTATACCCAACAATCCCTGG GCTGGACCTGCGGTAGAGGAGctccctccaccacctcctccagtggaGCCTCCCGTGGAGAGTGCCTGGGAGCGAGGCCTAAGGCATGCCAAAGAG GTGCTGAAGAAGGCCACCATCCGTAAAGAGCAGGAGCCGGACTTTGAGGAGAAGCGCTTCAACGTGACCATCGGAGAGGACGAGAGAGAGTTCGACAAGGAGAATGATTTCTTCAGAGAACGAAGCTACCGCATCATCCGAGA TGAAATGGAGTTCAGAGATCCTATATATGG TGACCCATATGCTGATCCGTACTATGACTATGAAATGGAGGCCCTATGGCGAGGTGGCCAGTATGAAAACTTCAGAGTTCAGTACACAGAAGCTCCTCTTCCTTACCACTATAGT GACCGTGAACGCGAACGGGACCCTCGGGAGCGGCACCGGGaccgagagagggagagagatcaTCGTGAGAGGGAGCGccggcagagagagagggagagagagcgggaGCGCGAGAAGGAGAGGATGCGGCGGAAAGAAGAGTGGGAGAGGGATCGGATGAAGAGGGATGAGAAGGACAGGCCGAGGATGCGTCCTCCTCGAGACGCCAGGGAGAAGAAAGACGAGGACAAACTGAAACCACGCTCTCCCCTCAGCCTGCCACCCAA CAGGCCGATGGAGCCTCCATCAAAGAAGGAGGTTGTTCCAGTCATGCGGCGACCTGATGAGTGGAAGGACCCATGGCGCCGGTCCAAATCCCCCAGGAGACGCCCCGGGCTGGGCTCTCCTCCACGAGGCCGCCGGCGGCATCGACCCTCagcctcctctgtctctctgtccaacTCCTCCAG GTCTTCGTCTCGCTCTTCATCCTACACAGGCTCTGGGTCATCTCGTTCCCGCAGTAGATCTTCCTCGTTCAGCTCCTACTCCAGCCACTCCTCCCAGCGCAGCTCCTTCAGTGGCAGCCGCTCTAG GTCTCGATCGTTCTCCACATCCCCCTCACCGAGTCCAGCAGCACAGAGGAATGCTAAGAACAAACCAGATCTTCCTCCTGTGTTGCCTAAAGG CATGCCGATGAAGCCGGGTGCCATGCCCCCTCCTCGCAGGGACAAGCCTGCCATTAAGAAAGCTCCCAGTCCTCCTCCGCCTGGTGGGCCGCCGGGCAGGCCTTCCAAACCACTGCCAGAGGGAGGGAAGCCACCCACCAATCCACGGGAGGCTGGAGGCGCAGGCAGTGGGGTAGGCGGTGGTGGTGGAGCTGGGAGACCCCTTCCTCCAAGGGAACCTGGAAAAGCCCCCATCCCAAGGGAAGACAGGCGGAAAGAACGGCAGCAACATCCCCCACGAAG GCGAACCGTGAGTGGGAGTGTCAGTGGAAGTGGTAGCAGTTATTCTGGTTCTAGCTCCAGATCCAGATCCTCCTCCAACTCCCTCTCACGCTCGCGCTCTGGATCCAGAAAGTCCAG GAAATCCAG ATCACTAAGTGTGAGCAGCGTGTCGTCGGTGTCATCGGCGTcgtccagcagcagctcagtgcGCAGCGCGGACTCAGACGACATGTATGCTGACTTGGCCAGTCCGGTGTCCTCTGCCAGCTCACGCTCGCCCACACCAAATCACCCCCGCAAGGAGCGAGGGCCTGTGAGGGACAGGCCTCCACATGGAAGAGATAAAGTCAGAG AGAGACCATCAAAGAAAGAGGAATCCTTCAGGGAAGACCGCAGGAAGATTGACCCATCTGGTATCCCACCTAGAGGAGGAAACCCCATGGCCAGATCAGGACCTGGTAGCAGGGGTGGCCACCATTTACATCCCCCAAGTGGCAACATGGGCCCCCCAGGAAACTATGGAGGTTCAGGTTCCCACAAAGACATCAAACTCACCCTTCTCAATAAG CAGCAGGGAGATAAGGGCAACAGAAAGAGGTACCTGCCCTCAGACAAAGACCGGCCAGGATCCCCCCTCAGCAAGAGAATGGCCATGTCTCCAGACAGAG GCCGTGATAAAAGGATGCCTGGCCGACCCCCACTCTCCCCTCGAATGGATCGGCCCAGAGGCCAAGGGCCCCGACCCATGCCCCCCCAGGGAGACAG AAAACGTCCTCTGTCACCGCCCCCCAAGTCATCTGGAAAAGGCCCAGCAGCGCCCTCGGGTAAGCCAAGCGCCCCGGGCTCCGCTTCGGCCGCCGCCTCAGGCTCCGGCTCCAGCTCGGGCTCCAACAAACCCAGCAACACACTGTCCCGCCGCGAGGAGCTGCTGAAACAGCTGAAGGCTGTGGAGGACGCCATCGCCCGTAAAAGAGCAAAGATCCCCGCCAAATAA